A stretch of DNA from Alistipes sp. ZOR0009:
GTCTGCAACAGCAACAAGCGTGTATTCCTCTCCGAACATTGAACCATCTTCGCAAACAAAAGCAAGACGGTCTACGTCGGGGTCTACAACAATCCCTAGATGCGCCTTTTCTTGAACAACAAGATTTGCAATATCTACCAGATGTTCAGGTAGAGGTTCGGGATTATGAGGGAAAAGACCATTTGGTTCGCAGTAGAGCTTTACAACTTCAACGCCCATTTGTTCTAGTAAGTCTGGGATTACAACGCCTCCAACAGAGTTGACTGCATCTACAACCACCTTGAGTTTTGCATCTTTTACGGCTTTTACATCAACGCTTTTCAGCGATAATACCATATCGATATGCTTTTGGTTGTATGATGCTTCTCCGACAACCTTGCCTAAGTCGTCAACATTTACAAAAGAATATGCATCTGTTTCTGCAATGGTAAGAATACGCTTCCCGTCTGCATCAGAGAGAAATTCGCCCTTGCTATTTAATAATTTTAGTGCATTCCATTGTTTAGGATTATGGCTTGCTGTAAGGATAATGCCTCCATCAGCATTTTCCATGGTTACAGCAACTTCTACAGTTGGAGTTGTTGCGAGCCCCGCATCAATAACATTAACGCCATATCCCATAAGGGTGCCGACTACTAATTTTTGTACCATTTCTCCCGAGATACGGGCATCTCGTCCAACAACTACCTTGTGCTTTAAGCTGCTGTTTGTTTCTTTTAACCACTGGGCGTAGGCTGCGGTGAATTTTACGATATCTATAGGGCTTAAGCCTTCACCTGCAGACCCTCCAATGGTTCCTCTTATTCCTGAAATAGACTTGATTAATGCCATTTTATTCCTTCTTTTTTTATGAGATAGCGGTTAAGGTGTTTCAAGTCGTAAATATAACAAACTCGGCACGAAGCACTAAAGAACATTCGCACCTTAACGTTTCTTAATATTAAAGATTTTGGCATTAAATATGTGCTTTCCCATTTAAAAAATCATATTTTTGTTTCAATGAATTCGCAGAGAATGCGAGTACGCAAAAACTAATAATTCGCTACCAACATGGAAAACGATTTTTTCAACGAAAATCCCGAACAGTCTACGCGAAGAAGCTTCGACAACGAATCGGGTGAGTCTTCAGGACGACCAGAAAGACCCAAAAGAACCATATCCGACCCCAATAGAGGGGAGTTTATAAGGGGCGGTGATTTTAGCGGCAACAGCGAGAGGAGTAACAACCGCGACGATCGAGGTGGTTATAATCGCGAGCGCAACTTTAACAGAGATGATCGTGGTGGCTTTAACCGCGAGCGTAGCTTTAACCGTGACGATAGAGGCGGAGACCGAGGTGGTTTTAACCGCGAGCGCAGCTTCAACCGCGACGATCGAGGTGGAGACAGAGGTGGCTTCAACCGCGAGCGTAACTTTAACCGTGACGACAGAGGCGGAGATCGTGGTGGCTTTAACCGTGAGCGCAGCTTCAATCGAGACGAAAGAGGTGGAGATAGAGGAGGTTTTAACCGTGATGATAGAGGCAGCGACCGTGGCGGTTTTAACCGTGAGCGCAGTTTTAATCGTGACGATAGAGGTGGAGATCGTGGCGGTTTCAACCGTGAGCGCAGCTTTAATCGTGACGATAGAGGCGGAGACCGAGGTGGTTTTAACCGTGAACGCAGCTTCAACCGTGACGATAGAGGAGGCGATCGTGGAGGTTTCAATCGCGAGCGCAGCTTCAATCGTGATGATAGAGGTGGAGATAGAGGAAATTTTTACTCTCCTTTCGATAAGAGAAAGAGTTTTGGGAGTCGTGATGATCGTAATGATGGAAGCAGAACACTTCGTCCTCGAAAAAATAGAGGAGATGAAATGCGACCTAAAGTTGGTGCGGGCTTAGGTCCAAAACCTCAATATGTGGAGGAACCTTTCGATCCAGAACAAGAAATTCGCTTAAATAAATATGTAGCAAACTCTGGCGTTTGCTCACGTCGTGAAGCTGACAACCATATCCTCGCGGGAGAAATTACCGTGAATGGAGAGATCATAACCACTCTTGGTACTAAAATTAAGATGGGGGATGAGGTTCGCTTTAACGGAGAAGTAATTAAAGGGGAGAAGAAGGTTTACCTGTTGCTGAACAAGCCTAAGGGCTATGTTACCTCTGTAGATGATCCTCATGCCGAAAAAACGGTAATGGAGCTTATCAAGGGGGCTTGTAGCGAGCGCGTATATCCAGTAGGACGTTTAGACAAGTCGACTACAGGAGTTCTTTTACTTACTAATGATGGTGAGTTGACTAAAATGTTAACCCATCCAACCTATAGCAAAAAGAAAATTTACCATGTTTTCCTAGATAAGAGGATTACAGAAGATGATATGGAAAGAATTGCGACGGGTATCGACCTAGATGATGGTGTATCTTATGCAGATGCAATAAGCTATGTTGACGGTAGCGATAAATCTCAAGTCGGTGTTGAAATCCATTCCGGTAAAAATAGAATCATTCGACGCATGTTTGATGCGATTGGCTATAAGGTGATTAAACTTGATAGAGTTTATTTTGCTGGGTTAACCAAAAAGAGTGTTCCTCGTGGTAAGTGGCGTTTCCTAACCCAACGTGAGGTTGGTATGCTTAAGATGGGATCTTACGAATAGTAGGAGATACGATAAAAACTAAAAAGAGAGGATGGTTCCCACCATTCTCTCTTCTTTTTGGGTTATGCCAGAAAGTTTGCAGCCCGTTTGAAGACATGATTGAAGCCTCCATCAACTGCTGCACTCAGTGCTGGTTTCCCATTAATTGGAAACGGTTGTTCGTGCGAGTAGGGATATGCAAAATCCACCATCTCAATATTTTTACTACTAATGCTTCTAAAAAAGGATGAGATACCAGTTGGTGGTATTACAGAATCTTTTAACGGAGCAATCGCATATATTTGATCTTTAAGCATTGCTAGCATATCGTTTCTAAAATCTTTGAGACGATCAATGTTCAGCATTGACCTGAAGGCCATGGCTAGCGAGTTTTCTTGCAGGAATTTCCCTAAAATGGTGTCTCTCTGCGCCTCCTTTTCGAAATCATCGTTGTAGTATCTGAATATTTTTGTGAATGCTTGTTCATCCATTATCAATTTAGATACGCCGTTCATCGAGTTAAAAAAGGCACCTCCTCCAAACATGAAAAGGCGAGAGTTGGATATTACTCCACTAGGATTGGCAATGAATAAAATCTGAGATAAAAATGCACCTATCGAATAGGCAAAAAAGTCGATTAGAGGAGTTTCTCTTACAAAAGGTATTTTACCTTGATTGAGTAATCGAATTAGCATCGTTAAGTCATCGGCACTTTGGTATCCTGAACTAAAAAATCTTAAGGGTTCATACTTTAACCTTTCACTTAGTGCCACATTAGCAAATGATGAATTCTTTAAGCCTTCGCATTGGCTTTTGCTATCTCTTAAGAGTGGCAGCATTTCTCGTGGATCACCCCACTGTTTGGGAGCTCTATTCATGTGGTATGATATTGGGAAGAGGATTACAGCACTTTGGGTAGATTGCGCCAATTCTGCTGCCCAAGTCATATATTTTTGCCAGCTGCGTTCATTAAGTCCATGAAGTAGTACAATTACCCGATTGTATTTTTTTTCTCCATATGGGAGAAAAATTGGATAGGTAAAGTTGCTGTTTATTTCCTCCTTGTCTGCTAATGCTGCTTCTTCATTTGAAGATGTTGGAATAATTGATGGGTGATAAGGAGGCTTAAAGTCCATCACTTTGTTTGATTGAAAATTTAGGGTGCGAATTTTCAAAAAAGACTCCTCTAAGTCGATATGTCTATCAACAAACAGATCGTATTTTTTGAATTTTTCGAAAGCACCTGTGTATCCCATGATTCTGCCTTGTAGTTTGTTGCTTGCAAATAAACATTGAAATGAGATGCTTGCCAATTTTAAGGGTTATTCTAAGGCTTAGTGGGGTTAAAAGTCTGCTTTAGGGGTGAAAAATGAATATGTGGGGTGAAAAATGGAGGTGAAAAAGGAAACCTCTACCGCATTTTGTAAATATTCCATATAAGAATTACATTTGTTAAATCAGAAAAAGAGCGACTAGTATGCTAGACCTTCAGAGCCCGATTCCAAAGTATATCACTAATAAGGGAAATATTGTAAGGCTTATTTTCTTTACAGCCGGATTTGCCCTTGTTTTTATAAATATCTACTCTCCATTTGGTGTCGAGACATGGTATAATGTAACCAGATGGCAGCTGTTTTTTTACTCCAGCCTAATTATTCTAACGGGAGTTATGGTAGTTGTAATTAGCCGGGTGGTTATGTATCAAATAAGTAAGTTTAAAATACTTCTGTTGTGGCAGTATTTAATTTGGATACTAGCAGAAATTCTGTCGATGGCCATTTTCTATACTTTGTACGAAATGCTAATTCTCCATGATAAGAGAGAATTGCTTCATGTACTTAAAATATCAGTACAGAATACTGCCTTGATCATTCTTTTACCTTATTCAGTTCTTTG
This window harbors:
- the glmM gene encoding phosphoglucosamine mutase produces the protein MALIKSISGIRGTIGGSAGEGLSPIDIVKFTAAYAQWLKETNSSLKHKVVVGRDARISGEMVQKLVVGTLMGYGVNVIDAGLATTPTVEVAVTMENADGGIILTASHNPKQWNALKLLNSKGEFLSDADGKRILTIAETDAYSFVNVDDLGKVVGEASYNQKHIDMVLSLKSVDVKAVKDAKLKVVVDAVNSVGGVVIPDLLEQMGVEVVKLYCEPNGLFPHNPEPLPEHLVDIANLVVQEKAHLGIVVDPDVDRLAFVCEDGSMFGEEYTLVAVADYLLSQSKGNVVSNLSSSRALKDIAIKHGVEYYASAVGEVNVVAKMKEVGAVIGGEGNGGVIYPEIHYGRDALVGVAIFLTHLAHSKKTCLEMRNSYPNYFISKNKIELTPAINVDQVLEKVKAKYADNQINDIDGVRIDIENKWVHLRKSNTEPIIRIYSEAPTSAEAEAFAGQIIADIRSICNL
- a CDS encoding pseudouridine synthase, producing the protein MENDFFNENPEQSTRRSFDNESGESSGRPERPKRTISDPNRGEFIRGGDFSGNSERSNNRDDRGGYNRERNFNRDDRGGFNRERSFNRDDRGGDRGGFNRERSFNRDDRGGDRGGFNRERNFNRDDRGGDRGGFNRERSFNRDERGGDRGGFNRDDRGSDRGGFNRERSFNRDDRGGDRGGFNRERSFNRDDRGGDRGGFNRERSFNRDDRGGDRGGFNRERSFNRDDRGGDRGNFYSPFDKRKSFGSRDDRNDGSRTLRPRKNRGDEMRPKVGAGLGPKPQYVEEPFDPEQEIRLNKYVANSGVCSRREADNHILAGEITVNGEIITTLGTKIKMGDEVRFNGEVIKGEKKVYLLLNKPKGYVTSVDDPHAEKTVMELIKGACSERVYPVGRLDKSTTGVLLLTNDGELTKMLTHPTYSKKKIYHVFLDKRITEDDMERIATGIDLDDGVSYADAISYVDGSDKSQVGVEIHSGKNRIIRRMFDAIGYKVIKLDRVYFAGLTKKSVPRGKWRFLTQREVGMLKMGSYE
- a CDS encoding DUF6051 family protein: MGYTGAFEKFKKYDLFVDRHIDLEESFLKIRTLNFQSNKVMDFKPPYHPSIIPTSSNEEAALADKEEINSNFTYPIFLPYGEKKYNRVIVLLHGLNERSWQKYMTWAAELAQSTQSAVILFPISYHMNRAPKQWGDPREMLPLLRDSKSQCEGLKNSSFANVALSERLKYEPLRFFSSGYQSADDLTMLIRLLNQGKIPFVRETPLIDFFAYSIGAFLSQILFIANPSGVISNSRLFMFGGGAFFNSMNGVSKLIMDEQAFTKIFRYYNDDFEKEAQRDTILGKFLQENSLAMAFRSMLNIDRLKDFRNDMLAMLKDQIYAIAPLKDSVIPPTGISSFFRSISSKNIEMVDFAYPYSHEQPFPINGKPALSAAVDGGFNHVFKRAANFLA